The following are encoded together in the Pseudomonas maumuensis genome:
- a CDS encoding glycosyltransferase family 4 protein, with amino-acid sequence MNAALHAGRPILHLLSSGGFYGAERMLLDHCQATPGRHRVLFLDAPAELVARFREAGVECDTCRGLGAVLKVLGAQRGLRPLVNSHNFKGQLFGWIGATLWRLPMVSTQHGFTPRSRKQRFYTWLSLQLCRTPTVDTVVCVAESIARIHRDAGVPAAKLQVIPNGLPEICEAQAKDGVGALQPGGAPWLAAYVGRLSSEKGPDLFLDTLIPVCQRQPRVHAVMLGEGPEREALQQRIDAAGLSERITLPGFQRDMRGWMKRLDALVISSRTEGTPMILLEAMQDGVPVVAFGVGGIPDVIEHGHNGLLARPLATAELGEHLEALLQDPEQADELVARARQTQRQRYHLPTLAQRWAQVYRGTAEEVVA; translated from the coding sequence TTGAACGCCGCGCTGCACGCCGGCCGGCCGATCCTGCACCTGCTGAGCAGCGGCGGGTTCTACGGCGCCGAGCGCATGCTCCTGGACCACTGCCAGGCGACCCCTGGGCGGCATCGGGTGCTGTTTCTCGATGCCCCGGCCGAACTGGTGGCGCGCTTTCGCGAGGCGGGTGTCGAGTGCGACACCTGCCGGGGCCTGGGGGCGGTGCTCAAGGTGCTCGGCGCGCAGCGCGGCCTACGCCCACTGGTCAACAGTCATAACTTCAAGGGCCAACTGTTCGGGTGGATCGGCGCCACGCTGTGGCGCCTGCCGATGGTCAGCACCCAGCATGGCTTTACCCCGCGCAGCCGCAAGCAACGCTTCTACACCTGGCTGAGCCTGCAGCTGTGCCGTACGCCGACGGTGGACACGGTGGTGTGCGTGGCCGAGAGCATCGCCCGCATCCACCGCGATGCCGGGGTGCCAGCGGCCAAGCTGCAGGTGATACCCAACGGGCTGCCCGAGATCTGTGAAGCGCAGGCAAAGGATGGCGTGGGAGCGCTACAGCCAGGCGGCGCCCCCTGGCTCGCCGCCTACGTCGGGCGGTTGTCCAGCGAAAAAGGCCCCGACCTGTTCCTCGATACGCTGATCCCGGTGTGTCAGCGCCAACCGCGGGTCCACGCCGTGATGCTTGGCGAAGGCCCTGAGCGCGAAGCCCTGCAACAACGCATAGATGCCGCCGGCCTCAGCGAGCGCATCACCCTGCCGGGCTTCCAGCGCGACATGCGTGGCTGGATGAAACGCCTGGATGCCCTGGTCATCAGCTCGCGCACCGAAGGCACGCCGATGATCCTGCTCGAGGCCATGCAGGATGGTGTGCCGGTGGTGGCCTTCGGTGTCGGCGGCATCCCCGACGTGATCGAGCACGGCCACAACGGCCTGCTCGCCCGTCCCTTGGCCACGGCTGAGCTGGGCGAGCATCTCGAAGCGCTGTTGCAAGACCCTGAGCAAGCCGACGAACTGGTTGCCCGGGCGCGCCAGACCCAACGTCAACGCTACCACCTGCCGACCCTGGCACAACGCTGGGCCCAGGTGTACCGGGGCACGGCCGAGGAGGTTGTCGCATGA
- a CDS encoding O-antigen ligase family protein, producing MIIPLSLVALVALLSLGLLASPYPFLAPGGVIGLAGVLVLYRKPAWGLLAIATLVPLEGLLKDGLVSGAKLVGIGLVLILSLQLAVRQIPGERLRSNQWRLLLPFMALYLLSLWASDDLALSGGHLRELLVGLVVFVITLLVGRDLNLPLLARLVTVSVCVTCLFAIFSTKYQEQGRASAMLDPNAFALLITIAMPLGLWLAIKARQIPVKLFWAGCCLLLLVGMTKTESRSGLVVLLISLGIVLYNYREQLTRIRPRHLGFAMLGLAIVLPLGIALMPAGYAERIQSLMLLKSGVNAHQDESLGRRASYLVVGKEMISHSPLLGTGPGTFPLHYADTGFSKAFAPVNSKTTDLYRRAHNTYLELFSEVGLPAGLLFVGMIVLALRNFWRARAAFRAAGDPDRADLMTHLTMSMLAIGLFLMFLSAPSHKYLWLMLALSSVLLGQAREQQPVEVAR from the coding sequence ATGATCATTCCCCTGTCGCTGGTGGCCCTGGTGGCCTTGCTGAGCCTGGGTCTGCTGGCCAGCCCCTACCCGTTCCTGGCGCCCGGCGGGGTGATCGGCCTGGCCGGCGTGCTGGTGCTGTACCGCAAGCCGGCCTGGGGCCTGCTGGCAATCGCCACCCTGGTGCCGCTGGAGGGGCTGCTCAAGGACGGTCTAGTGTCCGGCGCCAAGCTGGTGGGCATCGGCCTGGTGCTGATCCTCAGCCTGCAACTGGCAGTGCGCCAAATCCCCGGCGAGCGCCTGCGCAGCAATCAATGGCGCCTGCTGCTGCCGTTCATGGCCCTGTACCTGCTGAGCCTGTGGGCCAGCGACGACCTGGCCCTGTCGGGCGGGCACCTGCGTGAGCTGCTGGTGGGCCTGGTGGTATTCGTCATTACCTTGCTGGTCGGTCGCGACCTCAACCTGCCGCTGCTGGCGCGGCTGGTCACCGTCAGCGTGTGCGTTACCTGCCTGTTCGCGATCTTCTCCACCAAATACCAGGAGCAGGGCCGCGCCTCGGCCATGCTCGACCCCAACGCCTTCGCCCTGCTGATTACCATCGCCATGCCCCTGGGACTGTGGCTGGCGATCAAGGCGCGGCAGATCCCGGTCAAGCTGTTCTGGGCCGGTTGCTGCCTGTTGCTGCTGGTGGGCATGACCAAGACCGAATCGCGCTCGGGGCTGGTGGTGCTGCTGATCAGCCTGGGCATCGTGCTCTATAACTACCGCGAACAGCTGACGCGCATCCGCCCGCGCCACCTGGGCTTCGCCATGCTCGGCCTGGCCATCGTCCTGCCCCTGGGCATCGCCTTGATGCCCGCCGGCTACGCCGAGCGCATCCAGTCGCTGATGCTGCTCAAGTCCGGGGTCAACGCGCACCAGGACGAGTCCCTGGGGCGGCGCGCCTCCTACCTGGTGGTGGGCAAGGAGATGATCAGCCACAGCCCGCTGCTCGGCACCGGGCCCGGCACTTTCCCGCTGCATTACGCCGATACTGGCTTCTCCAAAGCCTTCGCCCCGGTCAACAGCAAGACCACCGACCTCTACCGCCGCGCCCACAACACCTACCTGGAACTGTTCAGCGAAGTCGGCCTGCCGGCAGGGCTGCTGTTCGTCGGCATGATCGTGCTGGCCCTGCGCAATTTCTGGCGGGCGCGCGCCGCCTTCCGCGCGGCCGGCGACCCGGACCGCGCCGACCTGATGACCCACCTGACCATGAGCATGCTCGCCATCGGCCTGTTCCTGATGTTCCTCAGCGCCCCGAGCCACAAGTACCTGTGGCTGATGCTGGCGCTGTCCAGCGTGCTGCTCGGCCAGGCACGTGAGCAGCAGCCGGTGGAGGTGGCCCGATGA
- a CDS encoding glycosyltransferase: MSRVSIVIPMFNEARHIGRTLDAARRSASAAGLACELIVVDNGSSDDGPAIARAHGAQVLNVPGVAIGALRNAGVHASQGDWLAFLDADIEVPEHWLDLLLDLQRRGEGDVFALDCDTPRHAPWFAQAWQRRTLRTGQTVQDCTWLPTPNLLMRRSWFEQVGGFDERLRTGEDKDFTLRLHEAGARLRVLREPAVLHWGYEANWREWLGKEMWRQGSHLQLLRSHGVSLRLLRFPMLSVGAWVLDAMALSALLDGFPHVALFFLLVSALPALLLSLRQSRRHRDPLLTLQLWGLHWLRLHLAGAAFILSLFNRTARRPARG, from the coding sequence ATGAGCCGGGTGAGTATCGTCATCCCGATGTTCAACGAAGCCCGCCATATCGGCCGCACCCTCGACGCCGCCCGGCGCTCGGCAAGCGCGGCGGGTCTGGCCTGCGAGCTGATCGTGGTGGACAACGGCTCCAGCGACGACGGCCCGGCGATCGCCCGCGCTCACGGCGCCCAGGTGCTGAACGTGCCGGGCGTGGCCATCGGCGCCCTGCGCAATGCCGGCGTACACGCCAGCCAAGGCGACTGGCTGGCCTTCCTCGATGCCGACATCGAAGTCCCGGAACACTGGCTGGACCTGCTGCTGGACCTGCAGCGCCGTGGCGAAGGCGATGTCTTCGCCCTGGACTGCGACACCCCGCGCCACGCGCCGTGGTTCGCCCAGGCCTGGCAACGGCGCACCTTGCGCACCGGCCAGACAGTGCAGGACTGCACCTGGCTGCCCACCCCCAACCTGTTGATGCGGCGCAGCTGGTTCGAGCAGGTCGGCGGCTTCGACGAGCGCCTGCGCACCGGCGAGGACAAGGACTTCACCTTGCGCCTGCATGAAGCCGGTGCGCGCCTTCGCGTGCTGCGCGAACCGGCGGTGCTGCACTGGGGCTATGAAGCCAACTGGCGCGAATGGCTGGGCAAGGAGATGTGGCGCCAGGGCAGCCACCTGCAATTGCTGCGCAGCCATGGCGTGAGCCTGCGCCTGCTGCGGTTCCCGATGCTCTCGGTGGGCGCCTGGGTGCTGGACGCCATGGCCCTGTCGGCGCTGCTCGACGGTTTCCCGCATGTCGCCCTGTTCTTCCTGCTGGTCAGCGCCCTGCCCGCGCTGCTCCTGAGCCTGCGCCAGAGCCGCAGGCACCGCGACCCGCTGCTCACGCTGCAGCTCTGGGGCCTGCACTGGCTGCGCCTGCACCTGGCCGGCGCGGCCTTCATCCTCAGCCTGTTCAACCGCACCGCAAGGAGGCCCGCCCGTGGCTGA
- a CDS encoding glycosyltransferase → MAEFIFWLCLLLPLYAWVGYPLLLTLAAPFFARRTHSPLPPQRVSVVIAAHNEERHIEAKLASVLGQDYAAAELQVVVASDGSSDRTVALARSLGDPRVQVLDLPRLGKAGALNSAVQVCTGDLLVFTDADNQWSTDTLGLLLAPFADAQVGGTAGHMIIPDPGKGLSIGDSLYRHYEAWVRKVENRTGCMVSADGALLALRRPLYQPIPKQVNDDFFISTCAPAAGLRIVYVPEAVVLDQGVDEADKQFRRRQRVTVGGLLSLAARRELLNPARHGLYAIALISHKLIRRLAPVLLLPLLLANLWLAAEPGFYRLTLALQLLGYAAAIAGLLDARRRLPRPFRLAAFVLVTLAGMSVGLWQFLRGHSYSQWNPDQNR, encoded by the coding sequence GTGGCTGAGTTCATTTTCTGGCTATGCCTGCTGCTGCCGCTATATGCCTGGGTCGGCTATCCCCTGCTGCTGACCCTGGCCGCGCCGTTCTTTGCCCGTCGCACGCATTCACCATTGCCGCCCCAGCGGGTGAGCGTGGTGATTGCCGCGCACAACGAAGAGCGCCATATCGAAGCCAAGCTTGCCAGCGTGCTCGGCCAGGACTACGCAGCCGCCGAGCTGCAGGTGGTGGTGGCCAGCGACGGCTCCAGCGACCGCACCGTGGCCTTGGCCCGCAGCCTGGGCGACCCACGGGTGCAGGTGCTGGACCTGCCACGCCTGGGCAAGGCAGGTGCGTTGAACAGTGCCGTGCAAGTATGCACGGGCGACCTGCTGGTGTTCACCGACGCCGACAACCAGTGGTCGACCGACACTCTCGGCCTGCTGCTGGCGCCCTTCGCCGATGCGCAGGTCGGCGGCACCGCCGGGCATATGATCATCCCCGACCCAGGCAAGGGCCTGAGCATCGGCGACAGCCTGTACCGCCACTACGAAGCCTGGGTGCGCAAGGTGGAGAACCGCACCGGCTGCATGGTCTCGGCCGATGGCGCCCTGCTGGCCCTGCGCCGGCCGCTGTACCAGCCGATCCCGAAACAGGTCAACGACGACTTCTTCATCAGCACCTGCGCGCCGGCCGCAGGCCTGCGCATCGTCTATGTGCCCGAGGCGGTAGTGCTCGACCAGGGTGTGGACGAGGCCGACAAGCAGTTCCGCCGCCGCCAGCGCGTCACCGTCGGCGGCCTGCTGAGCCTGGCCGCCCGCCGCGAGCTACTCAACCCGGCGCGCCACGGCCTGTACGCCATCGCCCTGATCAGCCACAAGCTGATCCGCCGCCTGGCCCCGGTGCTGCTGCTGCCGCTGCTGCTGGCCAACCTGTGGCTGGCCGCCGAGCCCGGTTTCTACCGCCTGACCCTGGCCCTGCAACTGCTCGGCTACGCCGCCGCCATCGCCGGCCTGCTCGACGCCCGTCGGCGCTTGCCGCGCCCGTTCCGCCTGGCCGCCTTCGTGCTGGTCACCCTCGCCGGCATGAGCGTGGGCCTGTGGCAGTTCCTGCGCGGGCACAGCTACAGCCAATGGAACCCCGACCAGAATCGATGA
- a CDS encoding polysaccharide deacetylase family protein encodes MPIKTHIKQASGWFYFNSPRGRAELRGAGVILMLHRVLADDASAALPHRNELCVGPRAFEGLLRWLPRHFDCVSLMDLLQSHEEPRGDSRPKVALTFDDGWRDNAVNAFPLLQRHQVPASIFLSTDYIGSRQRFWWESVGETLWGSHGEEARRQLIERLRKLGRPLPAAYFMHDHSKARSLVLARYLQTLKSLSPQALHVLTDACPTESLPQAMDWQQVRALEDSGLVRFGPHGASHALLPYLDDHRLKEELTRSHAALNEGCRAPLPVYCYPNGDHDERVRTQVAAHRYPYALSTRPGICKGHDDPLALPRIGVSQRNASRPSLLAWRISRGDR; translated from the coding sequence ATGCCGATCAAGACCCATATCAAGCAGGCCAGCGGCTGGTTCTATTTCAATTCGCCACGCGGACGCGCCGAGCTGCGTGGCGCCGGGGTGATCCTCATGCTGCACCGGGTGCTGGCCGATGACGCCAGCGCCGCGCTGCCCCACCGCAACGAACTGTGCGTTGGCCCCCGGGCCTTCGAAGGCTTGCTGCGCTGGCTGCCCCGGCATTTCGATTGCGTCAGCCTCATGGACCTGCTGCAGAGCCACGAGGAGCCCCGCGGCGACAGCCGCCCCAAGGTCGCCCTGACCTTCGACGACGGCTGGCGCGACAACGCCGTCAACGCCTTCCCCCTGCTGCAGCGCCACCAGGTGCCGGCGAGCATCTTCCTGTCCACCGACTACATCGGCAGCCGCCAGCGCTTCTGGTGGGAAAGCGTCGGCGAGACCTTGTGGGGCAGCCATGGCGAAGAGGCCCGGCGGCAACTGATCGAACGCCTGCGCAAACTAGGTCGGCCATTGCCGGCGGCCTACTTCATGCACGACCACAGCAAGGCCCGCAGCCTGGTGCTGGCGCGCTACCTGCAGACCCTCAAGAGCCTCAGCCCCCAGGCCCTGCACGTACTGACCGATGCCTGCCCGACGGAATCGCTGCCCCAGGCCATGGACTGGCAGCAGGTGCGCGCCCTGGAGGACTCCGGCCTGGTGCGCTTCGGCCCGCATGGCGCCAGCCATGCCCTGCTGCCCTACCTGGACGACCATCGCCTCAAAGAAGAACTGACCCGCAGCCATGCGGCACTCAACGAAGGCTGCCGCGCTCCGCTGCCGGTGTACTGCTACCCCAACGGCGACCACGACGAACGCGTGCGCACCCAGGTCGCCGCGCATCGTTATCCCTACGCCCTGAGCACCCGCCCGGGCATCTGCAAGGGCCACGACGACCCGCTGGCCCTGCCGCGCATCGGCGTCAGCCAGCGCAATGCCAGCCGGCCCTCGCTGCTGGCCTGGCGCATCAGTCGCGGAGACCGCTGA
- a CDS encoding oligosaccharide flippase family protein, translating to MNRNSYLRHLALSMGTKLAMIALRLLRNVLLARILGPSERGLFALLSTLPDLISAATSGGLNSAVGYQAAKQRDMGLLLTQVLVYGCLLAGVLTLACVFLVREFGADLEVTVQLGLLAWLLLLAVPMTVLKSGLLTLHNASGGVGAFNVLRLTESLAPLLLFLGLFWMWRDEALEAALISWLCGIALVLALGLWWLRRQHPLALRWDRGGQRELLSYSAKSHPDLLFQQLILRSDYLFIGALLGSTALGHYAMASAAAELLLIVPEAVTTPLMKRLLQQDAGMERITPLALRLTATVMLGACLGMALIGHWLIVTLFGAEYAAAYPALLALLPGLLGLCYASILRLDLLGKNRPGTVSLMMGAGAALNLVLNILLIPAWGIVGAAAASSIAYLAVTVAMLVLYCRLSGVPLGQTLVILPADLAPLRQMLQRRAA from the coding sequence ATGAATCGCAACAGCTACCTGCGCCACCTGGCGCTGAGCATGGGCACCAAGCTTGCGATGATCGCCCTGCGCCTGCTGCGCAACGTACTGCTGGCGCGCATCCTCGGGCCCAGCGAGCGCGGCCTGTTCGCCCTGCTCAGCACCCTGCCCGACCTGATCAGCGCCGCCACCAGCGGCGGCCTCAACAGCGCGGTCGGCTACCAGGCGGCCAAGCAGCGCGACATGGGCCTGCTGCTGACCCAGGTGCTGGTCTACGGTTGCCTGCTGGCCGGCGTGCTGACCCTGGCCTGCGTGTTCCTGGTGCGCGAGTTCGGCGCCGACCTCGAGGTCACCGTGCAACTGGGCCTGCTGGCCTGGCTGTTGCTGCTGGCGGTGCCGATGACCGTGCTCAAGAGCGGCCTGCTGACCCTGCACAACGCCAGCGGCGGCGTCGGCGCCTTCAACGTCCTGCGCCTGACCGAGTCGCTGGCGCCGCTGCTGCTGTTCCTCGGGTTGTTCTGGATGTGGCGCGACGAAGCGCTGGAGGCGGCGCTGATCAGTTGGCTGTGCGGCATCGCCCTAGTCCTGGCGCTGGGCTTGTGGTGGCTGCGCCGCCAGCACCCGCTGGCCCTGCGCTGGGACCGTGGTGGCCAGCGCGAGCTGCTCAGCTACAGCGCCAAGAGCCACCCCGACCTGTTATTCCAGCAGTTGATCCTGCGCTCGGACTACCTGTTCATAGGCGCCCTGCTCGGCAGCACCGCCCTGGGCCACTACGCCATGGCCAGCGCCGCCGCCGAACTGCTGCTGATCGTCCCCGAGGCGGTGACCACGCCACTGATGAAACGCCTGCTGCAGCAGGATGCCGGCATGGAACGCATCACCCCCCTGGCCTTGCGCCTGACCGCCACGGTGATGCTCGGCGCCTGCCTGGGCATGGCGCTGATCGGCCACTGGCTGATCGTCACCCTGTTCGGCGCCGAGTATGCCGCGGCCTATCCGGCCCTGCTGGCGCTGCTGCCGGGCCTGCTGGGGCTTTGCTACGCCAGCATCCTGCGCCTGGACCTGCTGGGCAAGAATCGCCCCGGCACGGTGTCGCTGATGATGGGCGCCGGTGCTGCGCTGAACCTGGTGCTCAACATCTTGCTCATTCCGGCCTGGGGCATCGTCGGCGCGGCTGCGGCCTCGTCCATCGCCTACCTGGCGGTCACCGTGGCCATGCTGGTGCTGTACTGCCGCCTCAGCGGCGTGCCGCTGGGCCAGACCCTGGTCATCCTGCCCGCCGACCTGGCGCCGCTGCGCCAGATGCTGCAACGGCGGGCGGCATGA
- a CDS encoding GNAT family N-acetyltransferase, translating into MTAFTKIQDRIKRKGLRDTFGSAWRHYVFYHWELLWMERDLVSPVPPHRLKPYAPLRVETITVHNVQAFARHFGDRVETMRELAAEGHTGLMFVDDANDAVAFIWGSSRHYHDRHYYGCWFPVGPGEFFEFGGELIRKYWGTELSVDLQLALWKAMAAQGCTKVVDVCEQHNIPALKLHLRMGYQEQGRIMNVYCLFGRWKFFRESRYSASRLEPLRKPEAAASSATAG; encoded by the coding sequence ATGACTGCATTCACCAAGATCCAGGACCGCATCAAGCGCAAGGGACTGCGTGACACCTTCGGTAGCGCCTGGCGGCACTACGTCTTCTATCATTGGGAACTGCTGTGGATGGAACGCGACCTGGTCAGCCCGGTGCCGCCGCACCGCCTGAAGCCCTATGCCCCGTTGCGGGTGGAAACCATCACCGTACACAACGTGCAAGCCTTCGCCCGCCACTTCGGCGACCGGGTCGAGACCATGCGCGAACTGGCCGCCGAGGGCCATACCGGGCTGATGTTCGTCGACGACGCCAACGACGCCGTGGCGTTCATCTGGGGCAGCAGCCGCCATTACCACGACCGTCACTACTACGGTTGCTGGTTCCCGGTCGGGCCGGGGGAGTTCTTCGAGTTCGGCGGCGAGCTGATCCGCAAGTATTGGGGCACCGAGCTGTCGGTGGATCTGCAACTGGCACTGTGGAAGGCCATGGCCGCCCAAGGTTGTACCAAGGTGGTGGACGTCTGCGAACAGCACAACATCCCAGCGCTCAAGCTGCACCTGCGCATGGGCTATCAGGAGCAAGGACGGATCATGAACGTGTACTGCCTGTTTGGCCGCTGGAAGTTCTTCCGCGAAAGCCGCTACAGCGCCTCGCGTCTGGAGCCGTTACGCAAGCCTGAGGCTGCGGCCTCCTCGGCCACGGCGGGTTGA
- a CDS encoding GNAT family N-acetyltransferase: MGLQLKWCASLRAGDFPAADYEALRKRLPGSTPFNHLGWLRAAEAALPPGQHLQVLLGYQDERLCLCLPLIRAREPFGPLFAPVVRHLGYPLSDRIALLIDLPALYADQVLQAIRKRLPHALLQLNEVPDNAEHDGWLRQWAGASSTWQQRLTCRVPVHRINEQDRQEVSGDPRYKLRRARKRIKACGASVRRVVATPENMGELLDAISAVEAASWKGDDEVGIFSGPQRRPWMYQAFTALASEGLVCLVLLELDGRCISYRLGLLERGRIYDYNLAFVPEHRDLGSGRVLLEEWIHWGLDEDWKWIDASRVSLDNSSHQLHERMTGQVEQWRLSSYSWRPDGVLLGLALRCWHWLKPRLRRRSPRQEADIVAPTPPQERPDAIPGHSQR; the protein is encoded by the coding sequence ATGGGCCTGCAACTGAAGTGGTGCGCCTCGCTGCGCGCCGGCGACTTCCCCGCCGCCGACTACGAGGCGCTGCGCAAGCGCCTGCCCGGCAGCACGCCCTTCAACCACCTCGGCTGGCTGCGCGCCGCCGAGGCTGCCTTGCCGCCAGGCCAGCATCTACAGGTGCTGCTCGGTTACCAGGACGAGCGCCTGTGCCTGTGCCTGCCGCTGATACGCGCCCGCGAACCCTTCGGCCCGCTGTTCGCCCCGGTGGTGCGCCACCTGGGGTACCCGCTGAGCGACCGTATCGCCCTGCTCATCGATCTGCCGGCGCTGTATGCCGACCAGGTCCTGCAGGCCATCCGCAAGCGCTTGCCCCATGCCCTGCTGCAACTCAACGAAGTACCGGACAACGCCGAGCACGATGGCTGGCTGCGCCAGTGGGCCGGCGCCAGCTCCACCTGGCAGCAGCGCCTGACCTGCCGGGTGCCGGTACACCGCATCAACGAGCAGGACCGCCAGGAAGTCAGCGGCGACCCACGCTACAAGCTGCGCCGCGCGCGCAAACGCATCAAGGCCTGCGGTGCCAGCGTGCGCCGGGTCGTCGCCACTCCCGAGAACATGGGCGAACTGCTCGACGCCATCAGCGCCGTCGAGGCGGCCAGTTGGAAAGGCGACGACGAAGTCGGCATCTTCTCCGGCCCCCAGCGCCGTCCTTGGATGTACCAGGCCTTCACCGCCCTGGCCAGCGAAGGCCTGGTGTGCCTGGTGCTGCTGGAACTGGACGGGCGCTGCATCAGTTACCGCCTGGGCCTGCTGGAACGTGGCCGGATCTACGACTACAACCTCGCCTTCGTCCCCGAACACCGCGACCTGGGCAGCGGCCGCGTGTTGCTCGAGGAATGGATTCACTGGGGCCTGGACGAAGACTGGAAGTGGATCGACGCCTCGCGGGTCAGCCTGGACAACTCCAGCCACCAGTTGCACGAGCGCATGACTGGCCAGGTTGAACAGTGGCGCCTGAGCAGCTACAGCTGGCGCCCCGACGGCGTGCTGCTGGGGCTGGCGCTACGCTGCTGGCACTGGCTCAAGCCACGCCTGCGCAGGCGTTCGCCGCGCCAGGAAGCCGATATTGTCGCCCCCACCCCGCCACAGGAGCGCCCGGATGCCATCCCAGGTCATAGTCAACGCTGA
- a CDS encoding ChbG/HpnK family deacetylase, translated as MPSQVIVNADDFGLSAHTNAVILHAFQAGLISSATAMANMPAFATACMLAQQPALKGRVGLHFNLTYGRPLSQAILAEPRFCTPHGEFDLRLKQRTLRLSRRERAAVETELEAQWKRCLDNGLMPSHLDSHQHVHNIWPVGVIVARFARTQGVPIRLARNVGHNIGPAKRVFKTLLNRRLRQLAGSTADFVCTPADLKAGLAPAHGVLEVVAHPSALGGHDFGDAYLASGESLLALVEQRLGQVPRVGYASLGMQEEMS; from the coding sequence ATGCCATCCCAGGTCATAGTCAACGCTGACGATTTCGGCCTCAGTGCCCACACCAACGCGGTCATCCTGCATGCCTTCCAGGCCGGGCTGATCAGCTCGGCCACGGCCATGGCCAACATGCCGGCTTTCGCCACCGCCTGCATGCTGGCCCAGCAACCGGCGCTCAAGGGACGGGTGGGGTTGCACTTCAACCTCACCTACGGCCGCCCACTGAGCCAAGCGATCCTCGCCGAGCCACGCTTCTGCACGCCCCATGGCGAGTTCGACCTGCGCCTGAAGCAACGCACCCTGCGCCTGTCGCGCCGCGAGCGAGCCGCGGTGGAGACGGAGCTGGAGGCGCAGTGGAAGCGTTGCCTGGACAACGGCCTGATGCCCAGCCACCTGGATTCGCACCAGCACGTGCATAACATCTGGCCGGTGGGCGTCATCGTCGCCCGCTTCGCCCGCACCCAGGGGGTGCCGATCCGCCTGGCGCGCAATGTGGGGCACAACATCGGGCCGGCCAAGCGGGTGTTCAAGACCTTGCTCAACCGCCGCCTGCGCCAGCTCGCCGGAAGCACCGCCGACTTCGTCTGCACCCCGGCCGATCTCAAGGCCGGGTTGGCCCCCGCACACGGCGTACTGGAGGTAGTAGCCCATCCCAGCGCGCTGGGCGGGCACGACTTCGGCGATGCCTACCTGGCCAGCGGCGAATCACTGCTGGCGTTGGTCGAGCAGCGCCTGGGGCAAGTGCCGCGGGTGGGGTATGCAAGCCTGGGGATGCAGGAGGAGATGAGTTGA